A window from Lepus europaeus isolate LE1 chromosome 20, mLepTim1.pri, whole genome shotgun sequence encodes these proteins:
- the SRI gene encoding sorcin, translating to MSYPGHPGAGGGYYAGGYGGAPGGPSFPAQTQDPLYGYFAAVAGQDGQIDADELQRCLTQSGIAGGYKPFNLETCRLMVSMLDRDMSGTMGFTEFKELWAVLNGWRQHFISFDSDRSGTVEPQELQKALTAMGFRLSPQAVNAIAKRYSTNGKITFDDYIACCVKLRALTDSFRRRDTGQQGVVNFPYDDFIQCVMSV from the exons ATGTCGTACCCCGGGCACCCTGGTGCTGGCGGCGGGTACTATGCAGGCGGG TACGGAGGGGCTCCCGGAGGACCCTCGTTTCCTGCACAAACTCAGGATCCTCTCTACGGGTACTTTGCTGCCGTAGCTGGACAG GACGGGCAGATAGATGCTGATGAGCTGCAGCGGTGCCTGACGCAGTCCGGCATTGCCGGAGGCTACAAAC CTTTCAACCTGGAGACTTGTCGCCTTATGGTCTCCATGCTGGAT AGAGATATGTCTGGCACCATGGGTTTCACTGAATTTAAAGAACTCTGGGCCGTGCTGAATGGCTGGAGACAACACTTCATCAGTTTTGACAGCGACAGGAGTGGAACCGTGGAGCCACAGGAGTTGCAGAAGGCGCTGACAGCAATGG GATTCAGGTTGAGTCCGCAGGCTGTGAACGCAATTGCAAAACGGTACAGCACCAACGGCAAGATCACCTTCGATGACTACATCGCCTGCTGTGTCAAGCTGAGGGCCCTCACAG ACAGCTTTCGAAGACGGGATACTGGTCAGCAAGGTGTTGTGAATTTCCCGTATGATGAC TTCATTCAGTGCGTCATGAGTGTGTGA